A window from Pseudomonas moraviensis encodes these proteins:
- a CDS encoding response regulator: MSANAPTILVVEDDNIVRMLIVDVLEELGFTVLEAEDGNAALKILAKAGEQIDLMMTDHGLPGMDGRELADRARDLRPALPILFASGYAENIPVPADMHAIGKPFSIDQLRDKVKSILKKS; this comes from the coding sequence ATGTCTGCCAATGCCCCCACCATCCTTGTCGTAGAAGATGACAACATCGTGCGCATGCTCATCGTGGATGTGCTTGAGGAGCTGGGATTCACTGTGCTGGAGGCTGAAGACGGTAACGCGGCACTCAAGATTCTCGCGAAGGCTGGCGAGCAGATCGATTTGATGATGACCGACCATGGCCTGCCTGGCATGGATGGCCGCGAACTCGCTGACAGGGCGCGGGACCTGCGCCCTGCTCTGCCCATCCTGTTTGCCAGCGGTTATGCCGAAAATATTCCGGTGCCCGCCGACATGCATGCCATCGGCAAACCGTTTTCCATCGATCAATTGCGCGACAAAGTCAAAAGCATCCTGAAAAAATCCTGA
- a CDS encoding response regulator: MSSPSSVDEQRFRKLLSRNVSLPLGVGVLSAVFFVSLITYLLSVIQWVEHTDRVINNANEAVKLTVDLETGMRGYLLSGDEHFLDPYEIAKPRIDVALHTLLELTADNPVQTDRLRRLQALQVEWANYAQSMIDLQRSSGDYRGAVKAGRGKRLTDEIRKQFEDVIETEQVLRATRNEDVRRTTIWSITLYLIFIVGISGLLAYIGRRDLVNLSTNYSANLAAQQASAERLEKQAWLRNGQTQLAEQVLGQLTLNLLGRNILQFCAQYLGTAVAALYVREEHGGLKRVATYGFSREQEELNQTIYSGEGIVGQVAEQARLIRLDSVPADYFKVSSGLGAGLPHSVLVVPTSDDDRVNGVIELGFLRPLSERDIELLELIAGNIGTSIEAARYRQRLQEVLAETQQLNEELQVQQEELKTANEELEEQSRILKESQAHLETQQVELEQTNEQLAEQRDAMDKKNTELNQAQIQLEERAEELQRSSKYKSEFLANMSHELRTPLNSSLILAKLLAENPQQNLSAEQVKFAESIYSAGNDLLNLINDILDISKVEAGKLEVLAENTRVDRLVDGLRSMFEPLAADKKLAFSVEVQPDAPALLFTDRQRLEQVIKNLLSNAIKFTEHGAVSLTITAQPNDHIAFSVKDSGIGIAADQQESIFEAFRQADGTTNRKYGGTGLGLSISRDLATLLGGSISVDSVPGQGSTFTLVLPRQYHEFGDSPAAPLTFHPAPATPTPLAVAAPVASAIPAVIPRFADDRNKAPFATRCILVVEDEPNFARILYDLAHELGYMCLVAHGADEGYDLAREFVPDAILLDMRLPDHSGLTVLQRLKERAETRHIPVHVISVEDRVEAAMHMGAIGYAVKPTTREELKDVFARLEAKLTQKVKRVLLVEDDDLQRESIARLIGDEDIEITAVGLAQDALELLRTTIYDCMVIDLKLPDMLGNDLLKRMSTEDICSFPPVIVYTGRNLTRDEEAELRKYSRSIIIKGARSPERLLDEVTLFLHKVESQLSHERQKMLKTARSRDKVFEGRKVLLVDDDVRNIFALTSALEHKGAVVVIGRNGREAIEKLHEVEDIDLVLMDVMMPEMDGFEATMEIRKDPRWRKLPIIAVTAKAMKDDQERCLQAGANDYLAKPIDLDRLFSLIRVWLPKMERI, translated from the coding sequence ATGTCCTCTCCGTCCTCGGTTGATGAACAACGGTTCCGCAAACTCCTGAGTCGCAACGTCAGCCTGCCGCTGGGCGTCGGCGTGCTCAGTGCGGTGTTTTTCGTCTCGCTGATCACTTATTTGCTGTCCGTCATCCAATGGGTCGAGCACACCGACCGGGTGATCAATAACGCCAATGAGGCGGTGAAACTCACTGTCGATCTGGAAACCGGCATGCGCGGTTATCTGCTCAGCGGTGACGAGCACTTCCTCGACCCGTATGAAATCGCCAAACCGCGTATCGATGTCGCCCTCCATACGTTGCTGGAGCTGACCGCCGACAATCCGGTGCAGACCGATCGTCTGCGGCGTTTGCAGGCGTTGCAGGTGGAGTGGGCCAATTACGCGCAGTCGATGATCGATCTGCAGCGCAGCAGCGGCGATTATCGCGGTGCGGTCAAGGCCGGGCGGGGCAAGCGCCTGACCGATGAAATTCGCAAGCAGTTCGAAGACGTCATCGAGACCGAGCAGGTGCTGCGTGCCACACGCAATGAAGACGTGCGCCGCACCACGATCTGGAGCATCACGCTTTACCTGATCTTCATCGTTGGTATCAGCGGGTTGCTGGCTTACATCGGTCGACGGGACCTGGTCAATCTCTCGACCAATTACAGCGCCAACCTCGCTGCGCAACAGGCCAGCGCCGAGCGCCTGGAGAAACAGGCGTGGCTGCGCAACGGCCAGACACAATTGGCCGAGCAGGTGCTGGGGCAACTGACGCTCAATCTGCTGGGGCGCAACATCCTGCAATTCTGTGCGCAATACCTCGGCACCGCCGTCGCCGCTCTCTATGTGCGCGAAGAGCATGGCGGCCTCAAGCGCGTCGCTACTTACGGCTTCTCCCGCGAGCAGGAAGAGCTGAATCAAACGATTTACAGTGGCGAGGGCATCGTCGGCCAGGTCGCAGAACAAGCACGCTTGATCCGTCTCGATTCGGTCCCGGCCGACTATTTCAAAGTCAGCTCCGGCCTCGGCGCCGGCCTGCCGCACAGTGTGCTGGTGGTGCCGACCAGCGATGACGACCGGGTCAACGGTGTGATCGAACTGGGTTTCCTGCGTCCGCTGAGCGAGCGCGACATCGAGCTGCTGGAGCTGATTGCCGGCAACATCGGCACCTCGATCGAAGCAGCACGCTACCGTCAACGTTTGCAGGAAGTGTTGGCCGAAACCCAGCAGCTCAATGAAGAGCTGCAAGTGCAGCAGGAAGAGCTGAAGACTGCCAACGAAGAGCTGGAAGAGCAGTCGCGGATTCTCAAGGAATCCCAGGCGCATCTGGAAACCCAGCAGGTGGAGCTGGAGCAGACCAACGAGCAGCTCGCCGAACAGCGCGATGCGATGGACAAGAAAAATACCGAACTGAATCAGGCGCAGATCCAGCTCGAAGAGCGTGCCGAAGAGCTGCAACGCTCGAGCAAGTACAAATCCGAGTTCCTTGCCAACATGTCCCACGAACTGCGCACGCCGCTGAACAGTTCGCTGATTCTGGCCAAGCTGCTGGCGGAAAACCCGCAGCAGAATCTGTCGGCGGAACAGGTCAAGTTTGCCGAATCGATCTATTCGGCCGGCAACGATCTGCTCAACCTGATCAACGACATTCTGGATATTTCCAAGGTCGAGGCCGGCAAGCTCGAAGTGCTGGCCGAAAACACCCGCGTCGATCGTCTGGTCGACGGCTTGCGCTCGATGTTCGAGCCGTTGGCCGCCGATAAGAAACTGGCCTTCAGCGTCGAGGTTCAGCCGGACGCGCCAGCCTTGCTGTTCACCGACCGCCAGCGCCTGGAACAGGTCATCAAGAACCTGCTGTCCAACGCGATCAAGTTCACCGAACACGGCGCAGTCAGTCTGACCATCACCGCGCAGCCGAACGACCACATTGCCTTCAGCGTAAAGGATTCCGGGATCGGCATCGCCGCCGATCAGCAGGAAAGTATCTTCGAGGCGTTCCGTCAGGCGGATGGCACCACCAACCGCAAGTACGGCGGCACCGGTCTGGGCCTGTCGATCTCGCGGGATCTGGCGACACTGCTGGGCGGTTCGATCAGCGTCGACAGCGTACCGGGGCAGGGCAGTACATTCACCCTGGTGTTGCCGCGTCAGTACCACGAATTCGGTGACTCGCCGGCGGCGCCGCTGACCTTCCACCCGGCACCTGCGACGCCGACACCGCTTGCCGTTGCGGCGCCGGTGGCATCGGCAATTCCGGCGGTCATCCCGCGCTTCGCCGATGACCGCAACAAGGCGCCGTTCGCCACCCGCTGCATTCTGGTGGTGGAAGACGAGCCGAATTTCGCTCGTATCCTCTATGACCTGGCCCATGAGTTGGGCTACATGTGCCTGGTTGCCCACGGCGCCGACGAAGGCTACGACCTGGCCCGCGAGTTCGTGCCGGATGCGATCCTGCTCGACATGCGCCTGCCGGATCACTCTGGCCTCACCGTGCTGCAACGCCTGAAGGAACGCGCTGAAACCCGGCACATTCCGGTGCATGTGATTTCCGTTGAAGACCGCGTCGAGGCCGCCATGCACATGGGCGCCATCGGCTACGCGGTGAAGCCGACCACCCGCGAAGAGCTCAAGGACGTGTTCGCCCGTCTCGAAGCCAAGCTGACGCAGAAGGTCAAGCGCGTGCTGTTGGTCGAGGATGACGATCTGCAACGCGAAAGCATCGCGCGGCTGATCGGCGATGAAGACATCGAAATCACCGCGGTCGGTCTGGCACAGGACGCGCTGGAGCTGCTGCGCACGACCATCTACGACTGCATGGTCATCGACCTGAAGCTGCCGGACATGCTCGGCAACGATCTACTCAAGCGCATGTCCACCGAGGACATCTGCTCGTTCCCGCCGGTCATTGTCTACACCGGACGCAACCTGACCCGCGATGAAGAGGCCGAACTGCGCAAGTATTCGCGTTCGATCATCATCAAGGGCGCGCGCTCGCCGGAGCGGCTGCTGGACGAGGTCACACTCTTTCTGCACAAAGTCGAATCGCAGCTGTCCCATGAACGGCAGAAGATGCTCAAGACCGCGCGCAGCCGCGACAAGGTCTTCGAAGGTCGCAAAGTGCTGCTGGTGGACGACGATGTGCGCAACATCTTCGCCCTGACCAGCGCACTGGAACACAAGGGCGCGGTCGTGGTGATCGGCCGTAATGGCCGCGAAGCGATCGAGAAACTTCACGAAGTCGAGGACATCGACCTGGTGCTGATGGACGTGATGATGCCGGAAATGGATGGCTTCGAAGCCACCATGGAAATCCGCAAGGATCCGCGCTGGCGCAAGCTGCCGATCATCGCGGTGACGGCCAAGGCCATGAAGGACGATCAGGAGCGCTGCCTGCAGGCAGGCGCCAACGATTACCTGGCCAAGCCCATCGACCTGGATCGTCTGTTCTCGCTGATACGTGTGTGGTTACCGAAAATGGAACGCATCTAG
- a CDS encoding CheR family methyltransferase — protein MERSSSAERNSEIELRLLIEAIYLKYSYDFRDYSGASIKRRVQHALSQFECATISALQEKVLHDPTAFMQLLQLLTIPVSEMFRDPSHFLAIRNEVVPLLRTYPSLKIWIAGCSTGEEVYSMAILLREEGLLDRTIIYATDINPRSLEKAKQGIFSMENVRAYTANYQQAGGQRSFADYYTAAYGYAIFDKSLCENVTFADHSLATDSVFSETQLISCRNVLIYFNKKLQDRAFGLFHESLSHRGFLVLGSKETLDFSNYSNQFEALVKQERIYRKL, from the coding sequence GTGGAACGCAGCAGTTCAGCCGAGCGCAACAGCGAAATCGAATTACGCTTGTTGATCGAGGCGATTTACCTGAAATACAGCTATGACTTTCGCGACTACTCCGGCGCTTCGATCAAGCGCCGGGTGCAGCACGCGCTGAGTCAGTTCGAATGCGCGACCATCTCGGCCCTGCAGGAGAAAGTCCTGCACGACCCGACGGCGTTCATGCAACTGCTGCAACTGCTGACGATCCCGGTCAGCGAGATGTTCCGCGATCCCTCGCACTTTCTGGCGATCCGCAACGAAGTGGTGCCGCTGCTGCGTACCTATCCGTCGCTGAAGATCTGGATCGCCGGCTGCAGCACGGGCGAGGAGGTCTACTCGATGGCGATTCTGCTGCGCGAAGAAGGCCTGCTCGACCGCACGATCATCTACGCCACCGACATCAATCCGCGCTCGCTGGAAAAGGCCAAGCAAGGGATTTTCTCCATGGAAAATGTCCGCGCCTACACCGCCAATTACCAGCAGGCGGGCGGCCAGCGCTCCTTTGCCGATTACTACACGGCAGCCTATGGCTACGCGATTTTCGACAAGAGCCTGTGCGAGAACGTGACGTTCGCCGACCACAGCCTGGCGACCGACAGCGTGTTTTCCGAAACCCAGTTGATCTCTTGCCGCAACGTGCTGATCTACTTCAACAAGAAGCTGCAGGACCGGGCGTTCGGGCTGTTTCATGAATCGCTGTCGCATCGCGGCTTTCTGGTGCTGGGCAGCAAGGAAACCCTGGATTTTTCCAACTACTCGAACCAGTTCGAGGCGTTGGTCAAACAAGAACGGATCTACCGCAAACTATGA
- a CDS encoding chemotaxis protein CheB, whose translation MNDTPSLPRIEAVVIGASAGGVEALLTLLGPLRKGYVLPIIIVLHLPEERRSHLAEVFSRRLAMPVREAEDKQDIEAGTVYFATPGYHLSIEADRSLSLSLEDRVHHSRPSIDYLFESAADVYGPTLAAILLTGANQDGALGLACVKRCGGLSIVQDPKDAQVATMPQAALNVLQPDHVLPIHGIGRLLVELERIAC comes from the coding sequence ATGAACGACACCCCGAGCCTGCCTCGCATCGAGGCTGTCGTGATCGGCGCCTCCGCAGGCGGTGTCGAAGCCTTGCTGACCCTGCTCGGGCCGCTGCGCAAAGGCTATGTGCTGCCGATCATCATCGTCCTGCATCTGCCGGAAGAGCGCCGCAGTCATCTGGCTGAAGTGTTTTCCCGGCGCCTGGCGATGCCGGTCAGAGAAGCCGAAGACAAGCAGGATATCGAAGCCGGCACGGTGTACTTCGCCACGCCCGGTTATCACTTGTCGATCGAAGCGGATCGCAGCCTGTCGCTGAGTCTCGAGGATCGCGTGCACCATTCGCGGCCTTCAATCGATTACCTGTTCGAGTCCGCCGCCGACGTTTACGGCCCGACACTCGCCGCCATACTGCTGACCGGCGCCAATCAGGATGGCGCGCTCGGGTTGGCCTGCGTCAAGCGCTGCGGCGGCCTGAGCATTGTTCAAGATCCCAAGGATGCACAAGTCGCCACCATGCCCCAGGCTGCACTGAACGTTCTGCAGCCGGATCATGTCCTACCCATTCACGGCATCGGCCGTCTGCTAGTCGAGCTGGAACGAATCGCATGCTGA
- a CDS encoding hybrid sensor histidine kinase/response regulator, with translation MLSNIQAKLLIVDDLPENLLALEALIKREDRTVYKALSADEALSLLLQHEFAMAILDVQMPGMNGFELAELMRGTEKTKNIPIIFVSAAGRELNYAFKGYESGAVDFLHKPLDIHAVKSKVNVFVDLYRQSKAMKQQVEALEQARREQEALLQQLQSTQLELEQAVRMRDDFMSIVAHEVRTPLNGLILETQLRKMHLARDNASAFTLDKMQAMVDRDERQIKSLIRLIEDMLDVSRIRTGKLSIRPSRFDLVQLVSNLLQNFAPQMEAAETSVSFEAAAPVEGCWDEFRIEQVVSNLLTNALRYGGRSPIQVRVYREGEEARVEVQDHGIGISAENQKRIFQQFERVSAKTVVAGLGLGLFISEQIVAAHGGSIVVESEINEGALFRVCLPIQENGISDATSE, from the coding sequence ATGCTGAGTAATATCCAAGCCAAACTGTTGATCGTCGACGATCTGCCAGAAAACCTGTTGGCGCTGGAAGCGCTGATCAAGCGCGAGGATCGCACGGTCTACAAGGCTCTGTCGGCGGACGAAGCGCTGTCGCTGCTGCTGCAACACGAATTCGCCATGGCCATTCTCGACGTGCAGATGCCCGGCATGAATGGCTTCGAACTGGCCGAGTTGATGCGTGGCACCGAGAAGACCAAGAACATCCCGATCATTTTCGTCAGCGCCGCCGGCCGTGAATTGAACTACGCGTTCAAAGGCTACGAAAGCGGTGCGGTGGACTTCCTGCACAAGCCGCTGGATATCCACGCGGTGAAGAGCAAGGTCAACGTTTTCGTCGATCTGTATCGCCAGAGCAAAGCCATGAAGCAGCAGGTCGAGGCGCTGGAGCAGGCCCGCCGTGAGCAGGAAGCGCTGCTGCAACAGCTGCAAAGCACTCAGCTTGAGCTCGAGCAAGCGGTGCGCATGCGCGATGACTTCATGTCCATCGTTGCCCACGAAGTACGCACACCACTCAATGGCCTGATTCTCGAAACCCAGCTGCGCAAGATGCACCTGGCCCGGGACAACGCCTCGGCGTTCACCCTCGACAAGATGCAGGCGATGGTTGACCGCGATGAGCGACAGATCAAAAGCCTGATCCGCCTGATCGAAGACATGCTCGATGTCTCGCGGATCCGCACCGGCAAACTGTCGATCCGCCCGAGTCGTTTCGATCTGGTGCAACTGGTGAGCAATCTGCTACAGAACTTTGCCCCGCAAATGGAAGCGGCGGAAACCAGTGTGTCCTTCGAAGCGGCGGCGCCGGTCGAAGGTTGCTGGGACGAGTTCCGCATCGAGCAAGTGGTGTCCAATCTGCTGACCAATGCCTTGCGTTATGGCGGGCGGAGCCCGATTCAGGTGCGCGTTTATCGCGAAGGTGAAGAGGCACGGGTCGAAGTTCAGGACCACGGCATCGGTATCAGCGCCGAGAATCAGAAGCGTATTTTTCAGCAGTTCGAACGGGTGTCCGCCAAGACGGTGGTGGCCGGGCTCGGGCTGGGTCTGTTCATTTCCGAGCAGATCGTCGCCGCCCATGGCGGCTCCATCGTCGTCGAGAGTGAAATCAACGAGGGCGCCCTGTTTCGCGTTTGTCTGCCGATCCAGGAAAACGGCATATCCGACGCAACCTCTGAGTGA
- a CDS encoding response regulator has protein sequence MSVDAQDVVLVVEDEPVILMVLTDYLSGQGYRVLQAENGEQAFEILASKPHLDMLITDFRLPGGISGVQIAEPAVKLRPDLKVIFISGYPQEIRETGSPITNKAPILEKPFDLDVLQEKIQELLA, from the coding sequence ATGAGCGTAGATGCGCAAGATGTAGTACTCGTCGTCGAAGACGAACCGGTTATCTTGATGGTCCTGACGGATTACCTGTCAGGGCAGGGCTATCGCGTGTTGCAAGCGGAAAATGGCGAGCAGGCTTTCGAGATCCTCGCCAGCAAACCTCACCTGGACATGCTGATTACCGATTTTCGCCTGCCGGGGGGAATCTCCGGCGTGCAGATCGCCGAGCCGGCCGTCAAATTGCGACCGGACCTCAAGGTGATCTTTATCAGCGGCTACCCGCAGGAAATCCGCGAGACTGGCAGTCCGATCACGAACAAGGCACCGATTCTCGAAAAACCGTTCGATCTGGATGTGTTGCAGGAAAAGATTCAGGAATTGCTGGCCTGA
- a CDS encoding ATP-binding protein, translating to MTVNTPLAERVLILAPMGRDSQIALMILNEAGYGGLIAPDLGALRTELELGAGLLLIAAEALRGPELGDLIEYLDQQPAWSDLPIVLLTHHGGEEQGPPSRLSALLGNVTFLERPFHPATLVSLVSAALRGRRRQYEARDRLIDLSESERRLQSTLETLEQQVEERTAQLRHNEEALRQSQKMEAVGQLTGGIAHDFNNMLTGIIGSLELLRRRLARGRTEDLDSLIDLGVTSANRAAGLTHRLLAFSRRQSLDPKAVQMNTLVLSMGELLQRSLNESIHLEMRLDDNLWVAEADPNQLESALLNLVINARDAMPEGGKLVVETSNQVLHRDFTAAYSNLEPGDYVMLSVTDNGSGMPQSVVSRAFDPFFTTKPIGQGTGLGLSMIYGFSKQSRGHVSIDSEVDQGTTVRLYLPRFRGEEAEQPVSDSQQAPYAMDGETVLIVEDDPAVRVLVSAVLSELGYAFVEASDADGAVPILNSTQRIDLLISDVGLPGMNGRQLAEVGRQYRPGLKVLFITGYAEHAAVRGGFLDSGMQMITKPFTFDLLTAKVREMINS from the coding sequence GTGACGGTCAATACCCCGTTGGCCGAACGGGTGCTGATTCTGGCGCCCATGGGTCGCGACAGTCAGATTGCGCTGATGATCCTCAATGAGGCCGGATACGGTGGCCTGATTGCGCCGGATCTTGGCGCCCTGCGGACCGAGCTGGAACTCGGCGCAGGGCTGCTGCTGATTGCCGCCGAAGCGCTGCGCGGGCCGGAACTCGGTGATCTGATCGAATACCTCGATCAGCAACCCGCATGGTCGGATCTGCCAATCGTCCTGCTGACTCATCACGGCGGCGAGGAACAGGGGCCGCCGTCGCGACTGAGCGCACTGCTGGGCAACGTGACGTTTCTCGAACGACCTTTCCATCCCGCGACGCTGGTCAGTCTGGTCTCCGCCGCCCTGCGCGGGCGGCGACGACAATATGAAGCGCGCGATCGTCTGATCGACCTGAGTGAAAGCGAACGACGCCTGCAATCGACCCTGGAAACCCTCGAGCAGCAGGTCGAAGAACGCACCGCGCAACTTCGCCACAATGAAGAAGCCCTGCGCCAATCGCAGAAAATGGAAGCGGTCGGCCAACTCACCGGCGGTATCGCCCATGACTTCAACAACATGCTCACCGGCATTATCGGTAGCCTCGAACTGCTGCGCCGACGTCTGGCCAGGGGGCGTACCGAGGATCTCGACAGCCTGATCGATCTCGGCGTGACGTCCGCCAACCGCGCCGCCGGCTTGACCCATCGCCTGCTGGCGTTCTCGCGCCGTCAGTCACTCGACCCGAAAGCCGTGCAAATGAACACGCTGGTGCTGTCGATGGGCGAGCTGCTGCAACGCAGCCTCAATGAAAGCATTCATCTGGAAATGCGCCTGGACGACAACCTCTGGGTGGCCGAAGCCGATCCCAATCAACTGGAAAGCGCCCTGCTCAACCTGGTAATCAACGCCCGTGATGCGATGCCCGAGGGCGGCAAACTGGTGGTGGAGACCAGCAATCAGGTTCTGCATCGCGACTTTACGGCGGCCTACAGCAATCTGGAACCGGGCGATTACGTGATGCTCAGCGTCACTGACAACGGCAGCGGCATGCCGCAGAGCGTGGTCAGCCGTGCGTTCGATCCGTTCTTCACCACCAAGCCGATCGGCCAGGGCACCGGGTTGGGCCTGTCGATGATCTATGGCTTTAGCAAGCAATCACGCGGGCATGTGTCGATCGACAGTGAAGTCGATCAAGGCACCACTGTCAGACTGTATCTGCCGCGTTTTCGCGGTGAGGAAGCCGAGCAACCGGTCTCGGATTCACAACAGGCGCCCTACGCGATGGACGGCGAAACCGTGTTGATCGTCGAAGACGACCCGGCAGTGCGGGTGTTGGTCAGCGCCGTGCTCAGTGAGTTGGGTTACGCGTTCGTAGAGGCCAGTGACGCCGATGGCGCGGTACCGATCCTCAACTCGACGCAGCGTATCGATCTGCTGATCAGCGACGTCGGTCTGCCGGGCATGAATGGTCGGCAACTGGCGGAGGTCGGTCGGCAATATCGACCGGGTCTGAAAGTCTTGTTCATTACCGGTTATGCCGAGCACGCGGCGGTGCGTGGTGGCTTCCTCGACTCGGGGATGCAGATGATCACCAAGCCCTTCACCTTTGATCTGCTCACCGCAAAGGTGCGCGAGATGATCAATAGCTAA
- a CDS encoding ATPase domain-containing protein — protein MTTSNELISAKAAVGIAGLDDILAGGLSRGHVFLLEGEPGTGKTTVALHFLRAGALAGERCLYITLSETEKELRQGALSHGWELNENIQIFELTPPESLLNAEHQQSLLYSSDLELGEATKQIFEVVERFKPTRVVLDSLSEIRLLAQSSLRYRRQILAIKHYFVRYDATVLLLDDLTTESLDKTVHSVAHGVIRLEELTPSYGAERRRVRVVKYRGQKYRGGFHDFTIMGDGVHVFPRLVAAEHRGDYARLQLSSGIPQMDALLGGGIETGSSTLILGPAGTGKSLISMIFAAAAVARGEKAALFIFDEELGLLFERMRHIGIDLKALQATGNLLIEQVDAAELSPGELSHRVRRCVDERDIKTVVIDSINGYQAAMPEENALVLHMHELLLYLNRKGAATFMTVAQHGLVGDMQAPVDITYLADTVILLRYFEALGKVRRAISIIKKRTGSHESTIREYRISSRGMTIGQPLESFQGVLRGVPTYIGAGNPLLEDESL, from the coding sequence TTGACTACATCAAACGAGTTGATCAGTGCGAAAGCTGCCGTCGGCATCGCAGGTCTGGATGACATCCTCGCCGGTGGCCTGTCTCGCGGTCATGTGTTTTTGCTCGAGGGTGAACCCGGGACCGGCAAAACCACGGTAGCTCTGCATTTCCTCCGCGCCGGAGCGCTGGCGGGGGAACGCTGCCTGTACATCACTCTCTCGGAAACCGAGAAAGAACTGCGTCAAGGTGCACTCTCCCATGGCTGGGAGCTGAACGAGAACATCCAGATCTTCGAACTGACGCCGCCGGAAAGCCTGCTGAACGCCGAGCACCAGCAAAGTCTGCTGTACTCCTCGGACCTTGAGCTGGGTGAGGCGACCAAGCAGATTTTCGAAGTGGTCGAGCGCTTCAAACCGACCCGCGTGGTGCTCGACAGCCTCTCGGAAATCCGTCTGCTGGCGCAAAGCTCCTTGCGCTATCGTCGGCAGATCCTGGCGATCAAGCACTACTTTGTGCGCTACGACGCCACCGTCCTGTTGCTCGATGACCTGACCACTGAGTCCCTCGACAAAACCGTGCACAGTGTCGCCCACGGCGTCATCCGCCTTGAAGAGCTGACACCGAGCTACGGCGCCGAGCGTCGTCGAGTACGAGTGGTCAAGTATCGCGGACAGAAATACCGTGGAGGTTTCCATGACTTCACCATCATGGGCGACGGCGTCCACGTCTTTCCACGCCTGGTGGCGGCCGAACATCGCGGCGATTACGCACGTCTGCAGTTGTCCAGCGGTATCCCGCAAATGGACGCCCTGCTCGGTGGCGGTATCGAAACCGGCTCAAGCACGCTGATTCTCGGCCCGGCCGGTACCGGCAAATCACTGATTTCGATGATCTTCGCTGCCGCTGCGGTGGCTCGCGGCGAGAAAGCCGCGCTGTTCATTTTCGATGAAGAGCTGGGCTTGCTGTTCGAGCGTATGCGCCATATCGGCATCGACCTTAAAGCCTTGCAGGCGACTGGCAATCTGCTGATCGAGCAAGTGGACGCCGCTGAGCTGTCGCCCGGTGAGTTGTCGCATCGCGTGCGCCGTTGCGTTGACGAGCGCGACATCAAGACCGTCGTTATCGACAGCATCAACGGTTATCAAGCGGCGATGCCGGAAGAAAATGCGCTGGTGCTGCACATGCATGAGCTGCTGCTGTACCTCAACCGTAAAGGCGCAGCGACCTTCATGACTGTTGCCCAGCACGGTCTGGTCGGCGACATGCAGGCGCCGGTGGATATCACCTACCTGGCCGACACGGTGATTCTGTTGCGTTACTTCGAAGCCCTGGGCAAGGTCCGTCGGGCCATTTCGATTATCAAAAAACGCACCGGTAGCCACGAATCGACCATTCGCGAATACCGGATTTCCTCGCGCGGCATGACCATCGGTCAACCGCTGGAATCCTTCCAGGGCGTGCTGCGTGGCGTGCCGACCTACATCGGAGCGGGTAATCCGCTGCTCGAGGATGAAAGCTTGTGA